The Streptomyces kanamyceticus DNA segment GGTCACGAACAGATGCAGGGACTGAGCGTCAGTCCCGCGAACTGTGTGTCAGCGAAATCGGGCCCGGGGGCCCGCACGCCGCCGGGCAGGGACTAGCTCAGGCGCTCGATGACCATCGCCATGCCCTGGCCGCCGCCCACGCACATCGTCTCCAGGCCGAACTGCTTGTCGTGGAACTGGAGGGAGTTGATGAGCGTGCCGGTGATGCGGGCGCCCGTCATGCCGAAGGGGTGGCCGACCGCGATGGCGCCGCCGTTGACGTTCAGCTTGTCGAGCGGGATCTCCAGGTCGCGGTACGAGGGGATCACCTGGGCGGCGAAGGCCTCGTTGATCTCGAAGAGGTCGATGTCGTCGACGGTGAGCCCGGCGCGCTTGAGGGCCTGCCTGGACGCCTCGACCGGGCCGAGGCCCATGATCTCGGGGGAGAGTCCGGTGACGCCCGTGGAGACGATGCGGGCGAGCGGGGTCAGGCCGAGCTCGCGGGCCTTGGTGTCGCTCATGATCACGAGGGCGGCGGCGCCGTCGTTCAGCGGGCAGCAGTTGCCCGCGGTGACCAGGCCGTCGGGGCGGAAGACGGGCTTGAGGCCGCCGACGCCTTCGAGGGTGACACCGGCGCGGGGTCCGTCGTCCTTGCTGACGACGGTCCCGTCGGGGGTCGTCACCGGGGTGATCTCGCGCTCCCAGAAGCCGTTCTTGATGGCTTCCTCGGCGAGGTTTTGCGAGCGGACGCCGAACTCGTCCATGTCCTGACGGGTGACGCCCTTGGCGCGGGCCAGGTTCTCCGCGGTCTGCCCCATCGCGATGTACGCGTCCGGGACCAGGCCGTCCTGGCGCGGGTCGTGCCAGCTGGAGCCCTCGGACTCGGAGACGGCCTTGGTGCGGGCCTCGGCGTCGGCGAAGAGGGGGTTGTGGGTGTCGGGCAGACCGTCGGAGGAGCCCTTCACGCTGCGCGAGACCATCTCGACGCCCGCCGAGATGAAGACGTCGCCCTCGCCCGCCTTGATGGCGTGCAGGGCCATGCGGCTCGTCTGCAGGGACGAGGAGCAGTAGCGCGTGATCGTACAGCCGGGAAGGTGGTCCATCCCCATCTGCACGGCCACGATGCGGCCCAGGTTGTGCCCCTGCTCGCCGCCCGGCAGACCGCAGCCGAGCATCAGGTCGTCGATGTCCTTGGGGTCGAGCCCCGGCACCTTGGCGAGGGCGGCCTCGATGATGGTGGCGGTCAGGTCGTCCGGGCGCAGGTCCTTCAGCGAGCCCTTGAAGGCGCGGCCGATCGGGGTGCGGGCGGCGGAGACGATCACGGCTTCGGGCATCACGCGGCTCCAGGGGGGAGGGAGGGCAGGGCTCCCTGTGAAGTTACCCGCACGTATTGCCTACGGTCACGGGGTCGAACATGTGACGCGGGCCGCATTCCTAAGCGGGTGCTCAGGCCGGGGCCCTGGGTGGACTCTTCCCTCGGGCCGGTGGGGGCTTGGCGCGCAGTTCCCCGCGCCCCTTGGTGGTCCGTCCCGGTCGGCGCCGAAGGGCCCCTGATAAGGGGCGCGGGGAACTGCGCGAGCGACCCCCACCGGCCCGCGGTCGACGAGACTCCCTCAGTGCGGCAGCGGCGACGCCTCCGGCGTCTGGATCCGGCGCCGGCGACGGCGCTTGAGGAGGGCCCACGGACCCCGGGGCCCGGTCGGCATCGCGGCGGTCACTTCCGTGCCGCCCTCGGACGCGGCCTGCGCCGCCGCCCGGGCCACCGGCAGGAACCCCTCGCGGCGCGAGACATCGGGACGCTCCTCCTCGGGCCACAGGCCGAGCGCCGCGCAGAGGGTCGGCAGCACCGCCATCGCCGCGGTCGCGTACCCCTCCGCCGAGGGGTGGTAGTTGTCGGGACCGAACAGCTCCCTCGGGTTGGCGTAGAACTCGGGACCGAGCAGATCGCCGAGGGACACCGTGCGCCCGCCCTGCTCGACCGCGCCGATCGTCTGCGCCGCGGCCAGCTGCCGCGAGACCCGGCGGGCCAGCCACCGCAGCGGCTGGTACACGTTCTCGACGGTGCCGAGGTCGGGGCAGGTCCCGACGACCACTTCCGCCCCCGCCGTGCGCAGCCTGCGCACCGCCGCGGAGAGGTGGCGCACCGAGCGCGTCGGCGGCATCCGGTGCGTGACGTCGTTCGCGCCGATCATGACGACGCAGACGTCGGGCACCCAGGACGGGTCGGAGAGGACCAGCGTCACCTGGCGGTCCAGGTCGTCCGACTGGGCGCCGGGCAGCGCCACGTTGCGCAGGTCGACGGGGCGCTCGGCGACCGCGGCGAGCCCGGAGGCGAGCAGCGCCGCCGGGGTCTGCCTGGCCCGGTGCACGCCCTGGCCCGCGGCCGTGGAGTCCCCGAGCATCGCGAACCGCACCGGTTCGCAGGAGGCGGGGCGGTCGGCGAACGCCCTGCCGTAGCGGCCGTCGGCCCGTGGTGGATCCCCGTGCCCGCCGCCCACCGACCGCTTCGCCAGCTGCACCTCGGCGAGCACCACGCCCACCGTGGCGGCCCCGATGAGCCCGATGCCGCCGCCGCCGTACGCCGCGCCCGCGGCGATCCGCCGTGCCACCCTCGCCCTCGACATGCCCTGCAGCCACCTCCTGGGGCCGTACCGCGTCATACGGCCGTACATCCACTCATTGCCCCGTAAGCACGGTCGGCCAATCGCAAGCGGAGGTGAACGGATGAGCCGGACCCTTAGGCTGACCGCACCAATTCGTCGCACTACATCGCAGCCCGGAGACAACGGTGCAATTCCACGACTCGATGATCAGTCTCGTCGGCAACACCCCGCTGGTGAGGCTCAACAACGTGACCGCGGGCATCCAGGCGACCGTCCTGGCCAAGGTCGAGTACTTCAACCCCGGCGGATCCGTGAAGGACCGCATCGCGCTGCGCATGATCGAGGCGGCCGAGCAGAGCGGGGAGCTGAAGCCCGGCGGCACCATCGTCGAGCCCACCTCCGGCAACACCGGGGTCGGCCTCGCCATCGTGGCCCAGCAAAAGGGCTACAAGTGCATCTTCGTCTGCCCCGACAAGGTGTCCCTCGACAAGATCAACGTCCTGCGCGCGTACGGCGCCGACGTAGTGGTCTGCCCCACGGCCGTCGACCCCGAGCACCCGGATTCGTACTACAACGTCTCCGACCGGCTCGTACGCGAGACCCCCGGTGCCTGGAAGCCCGACCAGTACAGCAACCCGAACAACCCGCTCTCGCACTACCACTCCACGGGCCCCGAGCTCTGGGAGCAGACGGAGGGGAAGATCACCCACTTCGTCACCGGCATCGGGACCGGCGGCACCATCTCCGGTACGGGCGGGTACCTGAAGGAGATCTCCAAGGGCGCGGTCACCGTCGTCGGTGCCGACCCCGAGGGCTCCGTGTACTCCGGCGGCTCCGGGCGTCCGTACCTCGTCGAGGGCGTCGGTGAGGACTTCTGGCCGACGGCGTACGACCGGAACGTGACCGACGAGATCATCGCGGTGTCCGACAAGGACTCCTTCCAGATGACGCGGCGCCTGGCCAAGGAGGAGGGGCTGCTCGTCGGCGGTTCCTGCGGCATGGCCGTCGTGGCGGCGCTGCGGGTCGCCGAGCGGCTCGGCCCCGACGACGTCGTGGTCGTGCTGCTGCCCGACTCGGGCCGCGGCTACATGAGCAAGATCTTCAGCGACGAGTGGATGAACGACTACGGCTTCCTGGAGCAGGCCGGGGACCTGCCGAAGGTCGGCGACGTCCTGCGCCGCAAGGAGGGCGGCGAGTTGCCCTCGCTGGTCCACATGCACCCCGAGGAGACGGTCGGCGAGGCCATCGAGGTCCTGCGCGAGTACGGCGTCTCGCAGATGCCCATCGTGAAGCCGGGCGCGGGACACCCCGACGTGATGGCCGCCGAGGTCATCGGCTCGGTCGTGGAGCGCGAGCTGCTCGACGCGCTGTTCGCGCAGCGTGCCTCGCTCTCCGACCCGCTGGAGAAGCACATGTCGGACCCGCTGCCGCAGGTCGGCTCCGGTGAGCCGGTGGCGGACCTGATGACGGTGCTCGGCCGTGCCGACGCGGCGATCGTCCTCGTCGAGGGCAAGCCGACCGGTGTCGTCAGCCGCCAGGACCTGCTCGCCTTCCTCGCGGAGCAGCAGGGTCAGTGACCCGCTTGGGCCGGAGCCTTGGGGTGAACTTCGCGGAAGTGGTACGAGCACGACACGTTCACGCAGCACCCGCTTAACACGGCTCCGGCACATTGATGGGTGTCGGCGTCAGGAACTCCGGAGCGGCTCCCGGGTCCGTAGACGCCAGGACGCGGCACTGGCCCTGACCCGTGTGCGCGTCCCCCGCGGGGATCGCCGTCGTCCCGCCCCCTGGTTTTCCGGGGGTGCGGCGGTCCCCGCGGCAGCGCCTCACCGACTACGCGGCGCTCAGTGCCCAACTCGCAAGCAGCGCCAGGCGGTCCGCCGATTCCGTGCCCGGTTCCGCCGTGTAGACCACCAGGATCTGGTCCGGGTCGCCGGGGAAGGCCAGGGTTTCGTAGGGGAGCAGCAGTTCGCCCACGACGGGGTGGTGGATGCGCTTGGTGCCGTGGGTCTTCTCCTTGACCTGGTGGTCGGCCCACAGGCGGCGGAAGGCCTCGCTCTTGACAGACAACTCGCCCACCAGCGCGGCGAGTCGGGTGTCGCCGGGGCAGCGGGCGGCGTCCAGGCGCAGATAGGCGACCGTCTCCGCGGCCACCGCCTCCCACTCGGGGTAGCAGTCGCGCGCGGGCCCGTCGAGGAAGATCTGGCGGGGGATGTTGCGCTCGGCGGGCGGCAGCGCGGACCAGCCGTTCAGGGCGTCACCCAGGGCGTTCCAGGCGAGGACGTCCATGCGGCGGCCGAAGATGAAGGCGGGGGACCGCTCGATGGAGTCGAGGAGCAGCCGCAGCCCTGGGCGGACCCGCCCGGCGACGGGCTTGTCCTTGCGCGGGCGCGGCCTGGCCACCGTGCGCAGATAGGTGTGCTCGGTCTCGTCCAGGCGCAGCACCCGGGCGAGGGAGTCGAGGACGGCGTCGGAGACCGAGGGGCCCCGGCCCTGTTCGAGCCGGATGTAGTAGTCCACGCTCACGCCCGCCAGCTGTGCGACCTCCTCGCGGCGCAGGCCCGGTACGCGGCGGCGGCCGTGCGAGGCGAGCCCGACCTCGTCGGGCTGTATGCGAGCGCGCCGTGAGCGCAGGAAGTCTCCGATGTCCCCGTCCATGGGCCCGATCCTAGGCGGGCGCGCCGGATCGAGCCTGGTACTGCCAGACCCAGGAAAAGCACAGCCCTGGGTAGCGGAGGGCCGGGTGAGCAGAGTGGTTCTCGCCGCCGGACGAAGGGTCCGGCGGGCAGGATCACCAAGGGAGTTCGGACATGTCGTACGAGAAGCTGCGGGGCCGCACCGCCGTCGTCACCGGAGCCGCCAGCGGCATCGGCGAGGCCGCCGCCCGCCTCCTCGCCGCCGAGGGAGCCTCGGTCGTGCTGCTCGCCCGGCGCGCGGAGCGCCTCGCGGAGCTGGCCGCCAAGATCGAGGCGGACGGCGGCCGGGCGCTCGCCGTCGCGGCCGACGTCACGGACCAGGCGTCGGTGGACGCCGCCGTGGAGCGGGTGCACGCCGCGTACGGAACGGTGGACCTGGTGGTGAACGGTGCGGGCGTGATGCTGCCGAACCCGGTCACCGACGGACGCAGCGACGAGTGGCAGCGGATGCTGGACACCAATGTGGCGGGCGCGCTGCGGATCGTCCGTGCCTTCTCGGCCGACCTGATCGAGGCGGCCGCCGAGGGGCGCACGGCGGACCTGGTGAACATCTCGTCGATCGGCGCGCACATCGCGTTCCCGCAGTACGCGGTGTACGGCGCGACGAAGGCCGCGCTGACCTACCTGTCGGAGTCGCTGCGCACCGAGTTCGGGCCGCGCGACGTGCGCGTCACCAACATCGAGCCGGGCTTCACGGACACCGAGCTGCGCGGGCACATCGACAGCGCGGAGCTTTCGGGGCAGCTGGAGGGCCTGTTCTCCGAGGTGGGCGCGCTGGCGTCGGAGGACGTCGCGGACCTCATCGCGTACGCGGCGAGCCGTCCGCGCCACGTCAACCTGCGCCAGCTGATCGTGCTGCCCACGCGTCAGGCGTGAGCGGCGGGGCCCGGCACGGGTCTCAGTCGTCCCACTCCGAGGTGCGCTCCTGGCGCCGCCGCCCGAAGTTCGCCCCGCGCACGGCCTGCACCGCGTTGATGCCGACGATGCCGGCCCAGGTGGTGAAGAGGCCCGGCATCCCGGCGTTGACCACGCCGATCGCCGAGAGCGGGACCGCGAGGATCAGCGAGATGACGCCGAAGCCGAACCGCTCGCTCCACGAGTCCATGGGGTTCGTGGAGGAGCGGGTGCTGCCGCGGGCGACGACCATCTGCTGCTCGGCCAGATGGCGCCGCATGCGTCGGTCGATGGTTCCGTCAAGGCGCTGCTCGACCTTCCCGAGGAACGAGTCGACCAAGGCGGAGTCGTACTCTTCGCCGAGCTCTCTGCGGGCGTGCAGAGTGGCGTCGAGTTCCTTCTTGAGTTCGGCGTCACGGGCTTCCATACCCGTTTACGTTACGGCGCGGCGGCCTCCGTGGCGGTGGGGCTAACCCCCCTTTCCGTCCGGGGCTCAGCCCCAGGGGCGCGCGGGTCGCGCCGGGCCAGCGCCCAGTAGAGCACCGCGGGCACCACGAGCCCCACGATCCAGGAGACGTCGGCGCCGCCGAGGGGGTCGACCAGCGGGCCCGTGTAGAAGTGCGTGACGAGGAACGGCAGCTGGGCGAGGAGGCCCACGCCGTAGACGACGAGCGCGTCCCAGCGCCAGGCGCCGTAGCGGCCGCGCGGGTCGAAGAGGGCCGGGATGTCGTACCGCTCGCGCGAGATCAGGTAGTAGTCGACCAGGTTGATCGCGGACCAGGGCGTGAAGAAGGTCAGCAGGAACAGCAGGAAGTCCTTGAAGGACGACAGGAAGCTGTCCTTGCCCAGCAGGGCGACCGTCGTGCCCGCGACCATGATCACCGCGATGTACGCGGCCCGCCCGCGCGGCCCGATGACCTTCTGGCCGCGGAAGCCGCTGATGCTCGTGACCATCGACATGAAGCCGCCGTAGGTGTTGAGCACGTTGATGGTCAGCTTGCCGAGCGCGATCACGAAGTACAGGAAGGAGGCGATCAGGCCGGTGCCGCCGAGGCCGACGACGTAGCCGACCTGGTTGGCGAGGAAGGCGTCCCCCGCGCTCGCCGCCACGAGCACGCCGAACGTCATCGACCACTGCGAGCCGATCGCCGAGCCCGACAGGGTCCACCAGAAGGTGGCCTTCGCCGACGTCGTACGCGGCAGATAGCGCGAGTAGTCCGCGACGTAGGGCCCGAAGGCGAGCTGCCAGGACGCCGAGAGCGAGACGGCGAGAAGGAACATCGGCAGGTCGAAGTGGGCGTCGTGCAGGAGCGCGGAGAGGTCCACGCGGTCCAGGAGGCGGATGCCGAGGTAGATGAACGCGAGCGCGCAGATCACGCTCGCGACGCGGCCGAGCACGTGGATGACGCGGTAGCCGACCGCCGCCATGACCGCGGTGACCACGGCGAAGATCACGATGCCGGTGGTGTCGTTCGTGTGCGTCAGCTCGGCCGTGGCCTGCCCCGCGAGGACGCTGCCGCTCGCGAAGAACCCGACGTACATGAGGACGACCAGGAGCAGCGGGACGACCGCGCCCTTCACGCCGAACTGGGCGCGGGACTGGATCATCTGGGGAAGACCCAGCTTCGGACCCTGCGCCGAGTGCAGGGCCATCACCGCGCCGCCGAGCAGATTGCCGACCACCAGGCCGACGAGCGACCAGACCACGTCGCCGCCGAAGACGACGGCGAGCGCGCCCGTGACGACCGCGGTGATCTGCAGGTTGGCGCCGAGCCAGAGGGTGAACTGGCTGAACGCGGTGCCGTGCCGTTCGTCGTCGGGGACGACGTCGATGGAGCGCCGCTCCACGAGATCCTCTGCTGCCATGATCCGCTGAACCCCCTGCTGTGCCGAGTGAGTTGGTGCGTTCCTTCGCTGGCTACTTCTTGGTGATGCCGTGCTGCTTCGCCCAGTCCTGGGCGACGTCCTCCGGGTCCTTCTTGTCCTTGTCCACCAGGCGGTTGAGCTCGGTGAGGTCCTCGGTCGTCAGGCGGGCGCCGAGCCGGGCGAGCGCCTTGCGTACGGTCGAGTCGGCCTTGCGGTCGGCGATGAGCGGGACGATGTGCTGGCCCGGGATGAGGTTCTTGGGGTCGGTGAGGACGACCCACTTCTCGGCGGCGATGTCGGTGTCGGTGGTGAAGAGGTTCGCCACGTCGACGTCGCCCTTGCGCAGCGCGCCCTTCACCAGCGGGCCCGAGGAGTCCAGGGACTTGAACTCCTTGAACTCCACGCCGTACACGTCCTTGAGGCCGACCGCGCCCACCTCGCGCTTCTTCACCTCGGGGGCGGCGCCGATGACGAGCTTGCCGTTGTGCTTGGCCAGGTCGGCCAGGGATTTCAGGCCGTACTCCTTCGCGGTGTCGCGGGTGACGACGAACGCGTCGGAGTCCTCGGCCATCCCGTACGGCAGGATCTGCAGTCCGCGCGGCAGGGCCATGGCGAGGGCGTTCTGCATCTCGCCCTCCTCGGTGGCCTTCGCCCCGGTGTCCAGGTAGTGCAGGAGGGCGCCCTGGTATTCGGGCAGCAGGTCGATGTCGCCGCCCTTGAGCGCGGGGATGAGGATCTCGCGGGTGCCGAGGTTGGGGCGGACCTTCGTCTTGACGCCTGCCGCTTCGAGGGCGGCGGCGTACAGGTAGCCGAGGACCTGGTTCTCGGTGAAGTTGGCGGTGCCGATGGTCACGCCGCCCTTGCTGGAGCCGCCGCCCCCGCCGCCGGAGCCCCCGCCGTCGAGGGAGGTGATGCCGCCGCTGCAGGAGGCGAGCGCGGGTACGGAGGCGGCGGCGAGGAGCCCGCCGAGGAGTTTTCTGCGGTTCATCTGGTCTGCTCCTAGGCCGACTTGGCGGGGCGGTGACGGAAGAGGGCGCGCTGCAGTCCGGAGAGTGCGAGGTCGAGGACGACGGCGACGAGGGCCACGAGCACGGCGCCGCCGAGCACCTGGACCAGGTCGCGCTGGGCGAGCCCGTCGAAGACGTAGCGGCCGAGGCCGCCGAA contains these protein-coding regions:
- a CDS encoding acetyl-CoA C-acetyltransferase — protein: MPEAVIVSAARTPIGRAFKGSLKDLRPDDLTATIIEAALAKVPGLDPKDIDDLMLGCGLPGGEQGHNLGRIVAVQMGMDHLPGCTITRYCSSSLQTSRMALHAIKAGEGDVFISAGVEMVSRSVKGSSDGLPDTHNPLFADAEARTKAVSESEGSSWHDPRQDGLVPDAYIAMGQTAENLARAKGVTRQDMDEFGVRSQNLAEEAIKNGFWEREITPVTTPDGTVVSKDDGPRAGVTLEGVGGLKPVFRPDGLVTAGNCCPLNDGAAALVIMSDTKARELGLTPLARIVSTGVTGLSPEIMGLGPVEASRQALKRAGLTVDDIDLFEINEAFAAQVIPSYRDLEIPLDKLNVNGGAIAVGHPFGMTGARITGTLINSLQFHDKQFGLETMCVGGGQGMAMVIERLS
- a CDS encoding SGNH/GDSL hydrolase family protein, encoding MSRARVARRIAAGAAYGGGGIGLIGAATVGVVLAEVQLAKRSVGGGHGDPPRADGRYGRAFADRPASCEPVRFAMLGDSTAAGQGVHRARQTPAALLASGLAAVAERPVDLRNVALPGAQSDDLDRQVTLVLSDPSWVPDVCVVMIGANDVTHRMPPTRSVRHLSAAVRRLRTAGAEVVVGTCPDLGTVENVYQPLRWLARRVSRQLAAAQTIGAVEQGGRTVSLGDLLGPEFYANPRELFGPDNYHPSAEGYATAAMAVLPTLCAALGLWPEEERPDVSRREGFLPVARAAAQAASEGGTEVTAAMPTGPRGPWALLKRRRRRRIQTPEASPLPH
- a CDS encoding cystathionine beta-synthase, whose amino-acid sequence is MQFHDSMISLVGNTPLVRLNNVTAGIQATVLAKVEYFNPGGSVKDRIALRMIEAAEQSGELKPGGTIVEPTSGNTGVGLAIVAQQKGYKCIFVCPDKVSLDKINVLRAYGADVVVCPTAVDPEHPDSYYNVSDRLVRETPGAWKPDQYSNPNNPLSHYHSTGPELWEQTEGKITHFVTGIGTGGTISGTGGYLKEISKGAVTVVGADPEGSVYSGGSGRPYLVEGVGEDFWPTAYDRNVTDEIIAVSDKDSFQMTRRLAKEEGLLVGGSCGMAVVAALRVAERLGPDDVVVVLLPDSGRGYMSKIFSDEWMNDYGFLEQAGDLPKVGDVLRRKEGGELPSLVHMHPEETVGEAIEVLREYGVSQMPIVKPGAGHPDVMAAEVIGSVVERELLDALFAQRASLSDPLEKHMSDPLPQVGSGEPVADLMTVLGRADAAIVLVEGKPTGVVSRQDLLAFLAEQQGQ
- a CDS encoding helix-turn-helix transcriptional regulator, translated to MDGDIGDFLRSRRARIQPDEVGLASHGRRRVPGLRREEVAQLAGVSVDYYIRLEQGRGPSVSDAVLDSLARVLRLDETEHTYLRTVARPRPRKDKPVAGRVRPGLRLLLDSIERSPAFIFGRRMDVLAWNALGDALNGWSALPPAERNIPRQIFLDGPARDCYPEWEAVAAETVAYLRLDAARCPGDTRLAALVGELSVKSEAFRRLWADHQVKEKTHGTKRIHHPVVGELLLPYETLAFPGDPDQILVVYTAEPGTESADRLALLASWALSAA
- a CDS encoding SDR family oxidoreductase, with amino-acid sequence MSYEKLRGRTAVVTGAASGIGEAAARLLAAEGASVVLLARRAERLAELAAKIEADGGRALAVAADVTDQASVDAAVERVHAAYGTVDLVVNGAGVMLPNPVTDGRSDEWQRMLDTNVAGALRIVRAFSADLIEAAAEGRTADLVNISSIGAHIAFPQYAVYGATKAALTYLSESLRTEFGPRDVRVTNIEPGFTDTELRGHIDSAELSGQLEGLFSEVGALASEDVADLIAYAASRPRHVNLRQLIVLPTRQA
- a CDS encoding purine-cytosine permease family protein, with the protein product MAAEDLVERRSIDVVPDDERHGTAFSQFTLWLGANLQITAVVTGALAVVFGGDVVWSLVGLVVGNLLGGAVMALHSAQGPKLGLPQMIQSRAQFGVKGAVVPLLLVVLMYVGFFASGSVLAGQATAELTHTNDTTGIVIFAVVTAVMAAVGYRVIHVLGRVASVICALAFIYLGIRLLDRVDLSALLHDAHFDLPMFLLAVSLSASWQLAFGPYVADYSRYLPRTTSAKATFWWTLSGSAIGSQWSMTFGVLVAASAGDAFLANQVGYVVGLGGTGLIASFLYFVIALGKLTINVLNTYGGFMSMVTSISGFRGQKVIGPRGRAAYIAVIMVAGTTVALLGKDSFLSSFKDFLLFLLTFFTPWSAINLVDYYLISRERYDIPALFDPRGRYGAWRWDALVVYGVGLLAQLPFLVTHFYTGPLVDPLGGADVSWIVGLVVPAVLYWALARRDPRAPGAEPRTERGVSPTATEAAAP
- a CDS encoding ABC transporter substrate-binding protein; this encodes MNRRKLLGGLLAAASVPALASCSGGITSLDGGGSGGGGGGSSKGGVTIGTANFTENQVLGYLYAAALEAAGVKTKVRPNLGTREILIPALKGGDIDLLPEYQGALLHYLDTGAKATEEGEMQNALAMALPRGLQILPYGMAEDSDAFVVTRDTAKEYGLKSLADLAKHNGKLVIGAAPEVKKREVGAVGLKDVYGVEFKEFKSLDSSGPLVKGALRKGDVDVANLFTTDTDIAAEKWVVLTDPKNLIPGQHIVPLIADRKADSTVRKALARLGARLTTEDLTELNRLVDKDKKDPEDVAQDWAKQHGITKK